Below is a genomic region from Ascaphus truei isolate aAscTru1 chromosome 5, aAscTru1.hap1, whole genome shotgun sequence.
CTACCCAGCCGGGTACCCGGATAGGTAATTCTTAATTTTTCCCTGGGTACCCGGTGTATTTAAGGACCGGTACATAACTACTTAAATGTGATCTCAGACATAATAGTTTAATACTTTAAATTATGCTAAAAAGGATATAAATGCAAAAATAGGTTACAAAATAAAGTCATACAGGTTGTCCTGTACCAACTTCCAAAACTGCAATATATTATCACCCACTATATCACTTACTGAAGCAAGTAAAATAAATGAAGATAAAACagacactttttttatttttaagagacaaaaaaaataaagtattacTATCAGGAACCCACACATTTGCGCAGGATGTAATGCAAGTGATACGGttacagtatatgcatatattTTGGGTGTATGCTaattatgttgtatgtatgtctttatttatatagcgccattaatgtgcatagtgcTTCCCAGCACTAATACacctgacaatcatataaataacaaataatacaaataacacatcatgggaagtaCTTcgaacataaaagtaacatttaggaaaaggagtccctgctacgaagagcttacaatctaattggtatgtagtttgaacatacagagacagtaggaaggcgttctggtaagtgcatagATATGTATAACTCACGGAGGTGATTTGGGAAGCAGCGCCAATCCTAAATACAACAAATCTAAATATAAAATCACAGAATATACTTATTGTCCCGCAGCTAGAGTTCAGTGGAGGCTATTCCAGTTCCCCCAGAAATTGTAAATGAGAAAAGATAGAGTCCTCCAGCGCGTAGACTTCTGCTCTTCTTCTCCtcagtgtatatatgggagaaagaGAACAGAACACAGACCCATGgtgtaatataaataaatataccactagaaaataataaaatacaaatagagattgacacttgcctgtgcctctctctcacttGGTGTGTGTCTCCAGAAGATCCTCAGTGTTTgctttcttctcttctctcttcctaaAGCCAAGTGTGATAACGTTTATTATATGACAGCAATAAAAGAATCCAACTTACAAGTGTCCATAAAATTGAGCTTTAAAAATTGTGTTGCCAGAGTTTTGCCCTTGAATAGTCCTCTCCACGTTATGCCCTGCCTTAGGGCTACTCACGTTATGCCCTGCCTTAGGGCTATTCACGTGGACGCCGCTTCAGTTTCCGCTTCCTGGTTCACAGCATGCTGGGGGCTGTTACAACCACGCATGCGCGCACCGAACGCGGGAGCACAGGAGGAGAACCCAGGGCTTGCGCAACCCAGGAGGAACCCCCAGCATGCTGTGAACCAGGAAGCGGAGTCCACGTGACTAGCCCTAAGGCAGGGCATAACGTGGAGAGGACTATTCAAGGGCAAAACGCTGGCAACACAACTTTTAAAGCTCAATTTTATGGACACTTGTAAGTTGGATTCTTTTATTGCTGTCATATAATAAACGTTATCACACTTTgctttcttctcttctctcttcataAAGCCAACACTGAGGATCTTCTGGAGACACACACCaagtgagagagaggcacaggcaagtgtcaatctctatttgtattttattcttttctagtggtatatttatttatgtcaccttagggcagtgtttcccaactcaagtcctcagggaaccccaacaggtcaggtcttaaggatatccctgctccattTTTGTAGCTCTGCGCATGCTCAAGGCTCGTCCCAGCTCACTTTCCTAGCTGcaggggtgttgagccacccccCACGACGGCTGCAGACACATCCAAGTGATTTTCCACACTAAGGTCATATTCACCTTGCCTCATTATTGTGGGGCCCTCAGAGCACTATTTTTAGCTTTTCTCACGTGGGACCCTGTTTTAGCTGCGCACATAACCCTTTTTTCTGTAAATCATCCCAGCGACACTGGTTGTCTAAGACGCCAGCGGATCTTCTCCCTATTCTTTTATACGATCGGCAGTCGGAGGGGTGCAGGGAGCAGCAATTAGAAGCCTACTTTTCCACAGACTACACTCTGAGAGTAGACAAGTGTAGAGATCTTGAGCTATGTGATTATATCAGGGTTAGTTGTTGTAGACTTGTGGctattgcgcatgcacagtgttgCATTCTAACAAGCAGCATTGACCACACAGCTGTCTCCGCTTTTATCATTACAGTTTTGGCGTCTGTTTTGAGTGTGTCCCACCCCTATATATACTTTCCCTGCTTCATTACAGATTAGAGCTCGAGAAAGAAccttatgtatgcatgtatgtctttatttatatagcggcattaatgtacatagcgcttcacagtagtaatacacttgacaatcatataaataacaaataatacaaataacagatcatgggaataagtgcatcagacataaaaggaaCATTCTGGAAGATAGTccatgctccgaagagcttacaatctaattggtaaggagaacgtacagagacaggaggagggcattttggtaagtgcgtctgcagggggccaagatttatgtattgtgtatagtattagccatggtgctactcatatgcttctttaagcaagattatcttaaggtgggtcttaaaggtggatagagaggctgCTAGTCGGGTatggaaggggaagggcattccagaggtgtggggcagtcagtgagaatggtttaaggcgggagagggctttagatacaaagggggtagagagaagacatccttgacaagaacgcaagagtcggcatggtgcatagcgagaaattagggctgagatgtaaggaggagcagaagagtgtaaagctttaaaagtgaggagaagaattgagtgtgagatgcgcgatccgataggaagccaggagagggatttcagcaggggagacgctaagacagatttaggaaagagtagagtgattctggcagcagcgttaaggatagattgtaggggagacaggtgagaggcagaaaggccagacagcaggaggttacagtaatcgagaagggagagaatgagggcctgagtcagagttttagcagtcgagtaacagaggaaaggacgtgtcttagtaatattgcggaggaaaaagcaacagattttcgatacgttttgaatgtgagggagaatgtgagagaggagtcgagtgtgaccctttggcagcgtgcttgggctactgggtgaatgatggtacttccaacagtaatgtggaaggaggtagcagggccaggtttgggaggaagtataaagagctctgtttttgccatgttaagtttaagtcgacggaaggccatccaggatgatatatcaGAGACACATtgagaaactttagtctgtacagcaggtgtaaggtcaggggttgaaaggtaaatgtgtgtccTCAGCATAGAGCTGATATTTAAAACCAAGAGATGTGACCTAGAgtaagtgtgtacagagaaaagagaagaggtctcaggacagagccctggggtacccccacagagagatcgatagaggaggaggtgttagcaaaagagaatCATGGGGGTATAATCATAGCTCTACCTTAATATTCACATAGTATAAACTTATATATGgggaatatgtatatatttgacaAAATGACCAAGAAAACGGTCACAAAAAAGAAACCCACTAATTTGCACTCAGCCTATAGTAAAACAAACAGTAGTAGGGAGCTAATTAGTCCCAGCATACACGTGATGCAACAATcaaaagagataaaaaaaaaaaaaaaaataacattttattaatgatttttaactcttctaagtgaaaaatatgttaaaatcaaaataaaataaaaccactaaAGTATGCCTTGAATAGTTAACCTCCTGATTGTTGCATCACGTGTATGCTGGGACTAATTAGCTCCCTACTACTGTTTGTTTGGGTTTCTTTtttgttagcaaaagagacactgaaagtacaatgggagaggtaggaagagatccaagatagagctttgttacgaataccaagagtatggagaaagtgaagaagagggttgtccacgatgtcaaatgctgcagagaggtcaagtaatatgtgcagagtgtaatgacctctgtctttggcagcatggaggtcattagttattttagtgagggctgtttcaattgagtgagcagtgcagaagccagattgtagagggtctaggagagaataggtgttgagaaaatggagcaaacgagagaatacaagacgttcaaggaatttggaggcaaaaggcaggagggagacaggtcgatagttagaaagaaagGTAGGGTCAAGATTGCTGTTTTTGAATAATGGTATAACtgctgcatgtttgaaggaggagggaaaggcaCCAGAGTAGatggaggagttaaaaatctgtgctATGCCTATTGGTCTGCCTTATGAGGTATTATTACCTTATGGCCTGAAACGTACGTTGCTCTGGAGCATATTGATTGCCTGatgatttatttatattaaattaccttttttcaACTGAGAATGTTTCGGACTTCCTGTTTTTATCTAACTATTGGATTGGTTGGTGTTCCCGGTCTGTCTGTGAGCAACTAGACTTCTGTTaagtatatttttcatttttggtttatagtttcatgtttgtgtgcacccagtgtatgtgtgtatgtatacacacacattttaagttatggtgggtaagacatgtgaatgtgctcacaagtgattatatatcacacacacacacacggctttgGGTTATtgagcttgcagggactgtgtgtataGCGTTTATGATGGATTGTGGGAGAGACAGGAAGCATTTGTTTTATCcttttttactatatatttttacacGTTACTTCTCTGTGTGCTACTTGCGCTCCAAGAGGGCTGTTGGAATTTCCACCGCTATGTGGTTCAAAGGGGACCCAGGCTGGCAGGGTAATGCCCGGAAAAGATACCTTTCAGTGCCCTCTGTCCCTTTAGGACCATGTGAGTTGTGGCACCGTACACTTTTCCCATTATAACATTTAAGACTTGATTGTATTTAGACAATCCTGGACTGTGTTTTTCGCTCAATTGTTTCTACCTATGATTCTGCGCTACCTAAATACGACATTCCCACTTGCTACAAGGATCCAATGATGATTCTCCATGAATGAgcagtgtataaaaaaaaaaaaaaaattatatacattttttatgtgTCTGATATAATAAGCACTGTTTCGATTCACTATCGTTTTTTTACTATAGAATTTTCTGCACTACACGTCGCAGATATAGTAGGCGTGCGTGCGGAGCGCATGGCATCGCGCGCACCTTTCACTTGAGAGATCCGTGGCCTTTGGGATGGGGAGGCATGACGTGGTGACGTGGTCATGATGTCACAAAGCTgcttcgctctcattggctgaaccgctcatgtgacccggccgtcgcacgACCAAAACAAAATCTTTCGTCTGCTTGAAAATTGGCCATGCTGTCACACTTCATCGCGCGCTCTAttgcctgcctcatagaggtacggccttttgttctCGTAGTGCggagtatggacgcggcctaagagaGAGCCTAGTGTCTTTTCTGTCTCTAATGAGTTGATGTACAGTAGTGAAGAACTGTACACGAAATGCTTGCTTGTGATGCTTGCCTTTACCCATTTAGGTTCTCCCTTACCAAATACAGTACCACTGAGCTTCCCTACTACCACTATTAGCAGCTACCACCATTTGCCATGTATTTACTCCACTAAGAAATGTATATTCCTGTGAAGTTTACTGAAGGAACATTACACCTTCAATTTAACGTTACAGGTGAACACAGCAAAGTCTGTCTATTTGTGTCAGGAACTCGGACGACAATAGCACACAAGCAGACAGTGTCTCCCTCATCTTTCCAAAGAACCCAACAATGCTATTGTCAGAAGCCTAAGTATGTATATAAGGTAATGCTTGTACAAAAGCTAATCATGAAATGTAATTTTATTACTACATTGAACTTTTCATTTAGTCAGTAGTATATCCGGTATTCGGAAGAACTATTTATTAAGCCTTTGACCACAATAAAAAGTAATTTTATTGCTCAACGGCAGCACTTTTCAACATGCGACCCATACTGTTGGTCTGTCTGCCcatgctaatttcatactagttgcaTGCAATTTTTTTACACTGAAACTCAAGTTATTAGTTAAGGtcatgtaaatacatctaataataaataaatctaataatTAAGTctataaatgtatctaaaattatATTATACGCTTGTGGCCCTTCTACCATTAGATGTCTTCTGATCCGGCCCTTTGGGAGAACTACTGTAGTTGAAGAGCCCTGTGCTACAGCATGTTAGGTTTAGTGGGATGTATATTTGTTGTTCAAATGAGCTTTCCACTCACCCCTCTGTTCACGGTGAGAAGTTTCTCTGTGTTGACTGAGCATTGACAGCACTGTATCTGGGGACAAAGCCACCAGCTTCTTCCACACATCCTGTGTGTAGAACTCCACACTGTGCGCCCCTGAAATCCGCAGCGTCCCCCGCAAGAACACCAGCAAACTGTTCACAGCCTCCATTACTTGGTCTGTGTTATCCCCAAGTAGCTGAGCTATTGACGCAGCAGCCATTACACtgccagattaaaaaaaaaacctattaagTAAAAGGTTTTAAATGGGACTATAATATCTATATACAAGTacacatatttttttgtttatatttagcACAATATTCACTTTCAGATTGTTGACATACATAAATATACGTATAGAGTACATCTGCATGCATGTAATCTCTGTGTACACATGTATAGTATTTATGTTTGTGAATGAAACGCTGTAAAAATGTACAATTTATATCTGCAGGTAAGTTTGTATTTTAGTTACGGCAGTATATAATTTCATGTTTATATTTGCAATGTTTACATGTATATTTATGTGCATTACATCAATAGTATGTGGCCTAAATATATATACTTACATGCTTTTATAGGGCTGTTGTAAGTGAACCCAACTCCTTAATGATTGTATTGTCCCACAGTATACAGGATAATATCTAGCATGTATCATGTGAGTATTTAGTCTGCACATGGAGGCTGCATCCCTGCAGCACGTGTCATACACACGGTGACATCACAGGGGCTTACTCGGCCCCTTCTGCCAGACCAAAGTAATCGCTAGTCAGAGACTCGGATGTGACGCTTCAGTCTGCTCTGATTGCCGAGATTTACATTAGACATACAGAGTCTCACTCCGATGAATGCGGAACCTCCAACATTTCGCAAATACACATAGGTATTAGTGCAGTGTCTCTGGCCGCCGGGCGGGGCTGCTCTGTATCACCTCTGAACCGCAGTCTGACACAGGAAAAGCGCACTCATCACCTGGCTGCTCCACATTCTATTGGTGCTGTCTGCGCTGGCTTTGAACGACGTAGGTGAAACGTACCCAGCGTGTACCGGTTCGTGGTGTGTGCTGAACATGGAGGCGACTGAACCGATTGCTGCGAGAAacaaaggagggagggaaggaccGGGAGCTCGGAGGGAAGGACCGGGAGCTCGGAGGGGTGGAGCGGGAGCTCGGGGAAGAGGACcgggaaggggtggagggatgGCTGGACCGGGAAGAGAAGTACCGGGAGCTCGGGGAAGAGGAGGACCGGGAAGAGTGGGAGCTCGGGGAGTAGGACCTGGAAGGGGGGGAGCTCGGGGAGTAGGACCTGGAAGGGGGGGACGGGGAGTAGGACCTGGAAGGGGGGGACGGGGAGTAGGACCTGGAAGGGGGGGACGGGGAGTAGGACCTGGAAGGGGGGGACGGGGAGTAGGACCTGGAAGGGGGGGACGGGGAGTAGGACCTGGAAGGGGGGGACGGGGAGTAGGACCTGCAAGGGGGGGACCGGGAGCAGCAAGGGGGGGTCCGGGAGCAGGACGGGGGGGACCGGGAGTAGGACGGGGGAGAGGAGCGATGACAGGGTCCCCGGTTGTTGGTGTTCAGAAGCCCGGTTTGAAGGATAAGGGGAAGCGGAGGTGGAGGCCGCCGCAGGACAAGGTGTTCGAGGGGAGCACGAAGGAAGGTGAGTCCTGGCGTGATCTCCTTCCCCTGTGTGCGGGACACGAGCCCGGTAACACTGATACTCCCGCGAGTCGGTAACACAGTGTGCGCCGGGAACCTCTGATCCTCTCGTGGGCCGGTAACACAGTGTGCGCTAGTGAGGCCAGCAATGCTTTTACATTGCCCGGTTATTAGCGCCTCCCATACTGCTCCCCAGCATGTCACAACGCTCCGCTGCAGTGAGACTGGATTATAATCGGAGGATATCCAGAAAACTTTCATGGACAAAAGGTCCATCATTGCACTATTATTTTAACACGATGCTTCGTATTTACATCACATTCAATCTGACAAGGAGCTGTGATTTTGTAATCGCACATCGAAATGCATGAGcagttataaatatattatttaatgtatTAGGCAGAGTTTGAGCCTGATGAAACTCTGCTTTACAAAGTGAGAGATTTTGCCCTTGTACTTAGGCCCACCAACAAGGGGgagtctgccggggttggcgtcccaggcCCCGTGAGTCAAGGGGCCTGGCCGCCCGGGCTCCCTGCGTGGCCATGCccgtttcattttttttaaatgctggcGATCCCCATGTGTAGAGTCGATGGCCCCGGTGTGCATACAcagggaaagcagggtgtccggcctgctgaaTGTGGTCTCGCTCCCAACTTGGGACGGAAGGGAAGCGCCGTGGCGAGCCCACgcctgccaacccagcttcccctgcggcagcctcctgccccgggcagcagccgtggaattagcccgccagtctcgctgggatatcgggggcaggtgGGGGAGTGTCTAACGGGCAAggaagctgcacccacccggtcaaggtcactcactcattcacccacccagtcactcattcacccacccagtcactcagtcactcattcacccacccagacactcattcacccacccagacactcatTCACCCAGGctgccacccactcacccatccagtcattgATGAACTGATCAGGATAAGATAAATCAGGTTGGGGTTTGATACAACAGAATAATGATTATTAGTTTCCCGTCTAAACCTAATTTTCAAGAACGTATGTAAAGTAGCTCACCTTTTGTCAAAATGAAGATGCATACTATAAACTTCTCACAATTGGGTCCAAAAAGGCTGCTACAAGTTTAGGTGGTTTATCAATTATCAGGCGCAGCACTATTGAATGGCTCATCAACTATTAGACATGTCACTTCTTGATGGTATGTTTTGCATGTGACGTATTTATAATTAAATGCTTCCGTTGTATGTGTCTattacctacactgaatataatCGCGTTAGGTTGGTCAGTGTTTGTGCCAATTATAgttgatgtattttaaatacatccTTCCCTGTGGTGTCCATGTTTCTTAATTACAGCCTGCACGTGGTGTATGAGTTTGCTCTGATCTTCCAGAATTTCTATTGGCTGAATTGTATTTCTTAAACACTACATGTTTAGTGAAGTAATAGTTAGTATTAATATCTTTATATTGGGTCAGTATTACATTGATAACTGTTTACCTCTTACATACAAGTTGATGTTTCATTGTTTCCTCAGTTCTACAAACAGCTGAAGCAGAGCTATGTTAAAGTGAATAGCAATATTAGTATTAGAAAAGTCTATTAATTTATAGAGCTTTTAAATGTTAGTGTAACTAATTGAAAGCAAAAAATAACTTTCAATCTATATTTTTTCTCATTTTACATAGGGCAAGGATTTGCACTCTGGCGAAAACAAAAGGTTCAGTTTGAATATAAAAAGCTGCTTAGGAAGCAGAGAAAGGTtggtgccacgaaagaagttcTGTACACGGACAATTATCCTGAGCACTTGAAGCATCTCTACTTGGCTGAAGAAGAAATGTTGAAGAagcaagaaaaaaggaaaaaaacggAAGAAAATGACACCACACAAGCAACAGAGGACAACACACCAGTAATGTAAGCTTATATTACCTAGTATCTTATCAAATCTAAACATAGCACATGTGCAAGTGTGTATATCTGTGCAGTTAGTATATTAGACTTACTGTCTGTATAAATCTGAATGAAACAATAGGAGTGGTAATAAAATCTTACTGTTGCTACTGCTTTTGAGGCCCGAAAAATGTTGGTCACTGTAGagaacttaaagcagcagtcgtcCAAACTGccttggttttttttgtttttccctttaatatggcaccaatacaatccacacaataagtaattagctaaattgacaACCGATCCAtcctcctgtgattgatcggcgaagattcggcttgggggttcactaaatggctgtcagtgcagcagaagatgaccagagatgcaaagttctgtgtggaagataatgtgaccaggcagtcactaaatacaattggtgcacagctagagagagggcaagggccaaaaaggggtgtgccagagcctgcttcagaagaggaaggtaatgtgactttgtaataggttgctatagaaatgtaattc
It encodes:
- the CCDC59 gene encoding thyroid transcription factor 1-associated protein 26, translating into MTGSPVVGVQKPGLKDKGKRRWRPPQDKVFEGSTKEGQGFALWRKQKVQFEYKKLLRKQRKVGATKEVLYTDNYPEHLKHLYLAEEEMLKKQEKRKKTEENDTTQATEDNTPVMPRKKVKKKTSNQKAKEEYQKVQLERAKKREETEKNRKEREEAQRLYKQNKMEAYQILSKKTKKGQPNFNAQMEYLLQKIQHKS